In a genomic window of Myxococcales bacterium:
- a CDS encoding GH92 family glycosyl hydrolase, translating into MRSWLAVLVLVGACGGDDAPPAPLPEVTDPLPLVDPTIGTGGLGFGYGSSFVGAVVPHGLIKLGPDTSGAFGTVAFQHFSGYFAEDDTIEQFTHLHLHGAGATDYGVLAVMPTTAFDPAKPRASDYRAKFAKADEHASAGRYAVTLASGVAVELTATARAAHHVYTFPGGGGALVLDLAAALGGDVTDAALQLDAGAQTVRGRFHHAGNMSGGYGGYDLYFTARTRAPWASAQVWADGQPPGAGTDAAGTGVGAALVFAGGPVELQVAVSLVDAAGADANLAAELPGWDAAATYAAAQAAWRTLLGAVAITGGTPAERRTFYTSLYHAFLMPTVIGDADGRYQLHGMATPATAVGYTPMSDFSLWDTYRTVHPLYAWLAPGSARDSTGSLAAFAAIGGCPRWPIAIGESGTMLGASCDVVIADAVARGVTAHADAIWPLLRGAALDATAPPEGRGGRDRVEPYMQYGYVPASVGRSVSHTTEYAHDDFALANLAEHMGDAAAAATLRARSHGWRMLFDPAVGFLRARNADGSFPAGTFDPLAMTDDYAEANAWHSLWMAGIHDPDGLAELFGGRAGAIAKLETFFTEARRDWDIADPSAANFPRPYYWHGNEPDLNAAFLFAQLGRPDLTQEWARWIIDHHYTDTPSGLVGNDDGGALGSWYVLAALGLYPVAGSADYVIATPIFDRARIVVDGHALTIEAPGASSTSRYVAAVALDDVPLTTPRLTQADLRQAARLTFTMSDTPTTWGQ; encoded by the coding sequence ATGCGGAGCTGGCTCGCGGTCCTCGTCCTGGTGGGCGCGTGTGGCGGCGACGACGCGCCCCCGGCGCCGCTGCCCGAGGTCACCGACCCGCTGCCGCTGGTCGATCCGACGATCGGCACCGGCGGCCTCGGCTTCGGCTACGGCTCGAGCTTCGTCGGCGCCGTCGTCCCCCACGGCCTGATCAAGCTCGGCCCGGACACCAGCGGCGCGTTCGGCACGGTCGCCTTCCAGCACTTCTCGGGCTACTTCGCCGAGGACGACACGATCGAGCAGTTCACCCACCTGCACCTGCACGGCGCCGGGGCCACCGACTACGGCGTGCTGGCGGTGATGCCGACGACGGCGTTCGATCCCGCAAAGCCGCGCGCGTCCGACTACCGCGCGAAGTTCGCCAAGGCCGACGAGCACGCCAGCGCCGGCCGCTACGCGGTCACCCTCGCCAGCGGCGTCGCCGTCGAGCTCACCGCCACCGCCCGCGCCGCGCACCACGTCTACACGTTCCCCGGCGGCGGCGGCGCGCTGGTGCTCGACCTCGCGGCCGCGCTCGGCGGCGACGTCACCGACGCGGCGCTCCAGCTCGACGCCGGCGCCCAGACCGTGCGCGGGCGGTTCCACCACGCCGGCAACATGAGCGGCGGCTACGGCGGCTACGATCTCTACTTCACCGCGCGCACCCGCGCGCCGTGGGCCAGCGCCCAGGTCTGGGCCGACGGCCAGCCGCCCGGTGCCGGCACCGACGCCGCCGGCACCGGCGTCGGCGCGGCGCTGGTGTTCGCCGGCGGCCCGGTCGAGCTCCAGGTCGCGGTGTCGCTGGTCGACGCGGCCGGCGCCGACGCCAACCTCGCGGCCGAGCTGCCGGGCTGGGACGCCGCCGCCACCTACGCCGCGGCCCAGGCGGCCTGGCGGACCTTGCTCGGCGCGGTCGCGATCACCGGCGGCACGCCGGCCGAGCGCCGCACCTTCTACACGAGCCTGTACCACGCGTTCCTGATGCCGACGGTGATCGGCGACGCCGACGGCCGCTACCAGCTGCACGGCATGGCGACGCCCGCGACCGCGGTCGGCTACACGCCCATGTCCGACTTCTCGCTGTGGGACACCTACCGGACGGTCCACCCGCTCTACGCGTGGCTGGCGCCCGGCAGCGCCCGCGACTCGACCGGCTCGCTCGCGGCGTTCGCGGCGATCGGCGGCTGCCCGCGCTGGCCGATCGCGATCGGCGAGAGCGGCACGATGCTGGGCGCGAGCTGCGACGTGGTCATCGCCGACGCCGTCGCGCGCGGCGTGACCGCGCACGCCGACGCGATCTGGCCGCTCCTGCGCGGGGCGGCCCTCGACGCGACCGCGCCGCCCGAGGGCCGCGGCGGCCGCGACCGGGTCGAGCCGTACATGCAGTACGGCTACGTGCCGGCGTCGGTGGGCCGCTCGGTCAGCCACACCACCGAGTACGCCCACGACGACTTCGCGCTCGCCAACCTGGCCGAGCACATGGGCGACGCCGCCGCCGCCGCGACCTTGCGCGCCCGCAGCCACGGCTGGCGGATGCTGTTCGATCCCGCGGTCGGGTTCCTGCGCGCCCGCAACGCCGACGGCTCGTTCCCCGCCGGCACGTTCGATCCGCTGGCGATGACCGACGACTACGCCGAGGCCAACGCCTGGCACTCGCTGTGGATGGCCGGCATCCACGACCCCGACGGCCTGGCCGAGCTGTTCGGCGGGCGCGCCGGGGCGATCGCCAAGCTCGAGACCTTCTTCACCGAGGCCCGCCGCGACTGGGACATCGCCGACCCCTCGGCCGCCAACTTCCCGCGCCCGTACTACTGGCACGGCAACGAGCCCGACCTCAACGCCGCGTTCCTGTTCGCGCAGCTCGGCCGCCCCGATCTCACCCAGGAGTGGGCGCGCTGGATCATCGATCACCACTACACCGACACGCCCAGCGGGCTGGTCGGCAACGACGACGGCGGCGCCCTCGGCTCGTGGTACGTGCTGGCCGCGCTCGGCCTCTACCCCGTGGCCGGCAGCGCCGACTACGTCATCGCGACGCCGATCTTCGACCGCGCACGCATCGTCGTCGACGGCCACGCGCTGACGATCGAGGCCCCGGGCGCGTCGAGCACCTCCCGGTACGTCGCGGCGGTCGCCCTCGACGACGTCCCGCTCACGACGCCGCGCCTCACGCAGGCCGATCTGCGCCAGGCCGCGCGCCTGACGTTCACGATGTCCGACACGCCGACCACCTGGGGCCAGTAG
- a CDS encoding AgmX/PglI C-terminal domain-containing protein, translating into MRPTTSTLAALIAMTGCHARPTAQPPAVAGAPISTADGVTRCGPHAAPAELPASPRGGPVREPMSLSSRPAATSAAAFSPADPARGVLEGRRGQILGCYQKLLAWEPDAGGKVQTRFTIKRDGSVSDVEVRGLQATMDACVCEVLAGLRFGPTIRGVVRYPLIFSH; encoded by the coding sequence ATGCGGCCGACGACCTCGACCCTCGCCGCGTTGATCGCGATGACCGGGTGCCACGCGCGACCGACGGCGCAGCCGCCCGCGGTCGCCGGCGCGCCGATCTCGACCGCCGATGGCGTCACGCGCTGCGGTCCGCACGCCGCGCCGGCGGAGCTGCCGGCGAGCCCGCGGGGCGGGCCCGTGCGCGAGCCGATGTCGCTGTCATCGCGTCCGGCGGCGACCAGCGCCGCGGCGTTCAGCCCCGCCGATCCGGCCCGCGGCGTGCTCGAGGGCCGGCGCGGCCAGATCCTCGGCTGCTACCAGAAGCTCCTGGCGTGGGAGCCCGACGCCGGAGGCAAGGTCCAGACCCGCTTCACGATCAAGCGCGACGGCTCGGTGAGCGACGTCGAGGTGCGCGGCCTCCAGGCGACGATGGACGCGTGCGTGTGCGAGGTGCTCGCCGGCCTGCGGTTCGGGCCGACGATCCGCGGCGTCGTGCGCTACCCGCTGATCTTCAGCCACTGA
- a CDS encoding sigma 54-interacting transcriptional regulator — MDESTHDRRAAEATRASPVALVIWLAGGPRIERLGLDPVVIGRGPPADLVVAEATLSREHARVQPFVGGLRIDDLDSKNGLHVRGRRVASAELFPGDTCELGDLRISVTSLSRSVAGPAPTRSDEAVLDRLDLELAAARTFGRPLAIALVAPGPSGAVRAALSAAVRPVDAVGPYADDLVLVVVAQGDAATATRLIEGALGGDGRAGIAACPPTEPDAQALLAAARGALATAGAGCVEVAAPRASPPPTLVAASAQMRAVLDELRRWAPAALPALILGETGTGKELIAREIHRASGRAGPFRTINCGAVPEASLERVLFGHVPDASAAAAERAGVFEEAAQGTVFLDEIAELPLAAQAALVRVLDRGQVTPVGAVAERAVDARVVAATHRDLEAMIRAGTFRADLYYRLNALSVALPPLRARPEDLVELAAHFLRDACAAAGKDVLAIDGAVTQALLDHAWPGNVRELRNTMARAALVAVGDSLSLADLPEALRASAQVRVDDPDAELASVAAADLGDADADADAGADDTGTGVLRDRLREVEIRLIVRALDQAKGNQGVAAKLLGLPKRTLVYKLARFGLRRVGRYEPTD; from the coding sequence TTGGACGAGTCGACCCACGATCGGCGCGCTGCGGAGGCCACCCGGGCGAGCCCGGTCGCGCTGGTGATCTGGCTCGCCGGCGGTCCACGGATCGAACGCCTCGGCCTCGATCCGGTGGTCATCGGTCGCGGCCCACCCGCCGATCTGGTGGTGGCCGAGGCGACGCTGTCGCGGGAGCACGCGCGCGTGCAGCCGTTCGTCGGCGGCCTGCGCATCGACGACCTCGACTCGAAGAACGGGCTGCACGTCCGCGGTCGGCGGGTCGCCTCGGCCGAGCTGTTCCCGGGCGACACCTGCGAGCTGGGCGATCTCCGGATCTCGGTCACCTCGCTGTCGCGCTCGGTCGCCGGCCCAGCGCCGACCCGCTCGGACGAGGCCGTGCTCGATCGGCTGGATCTCGAGCTGGCGGCCGCGCGCACGTTCGGTCGACCGCTCGCGATCGCGCTGGTCGCCCCCGGCCCGAGCGGCGCGGTCCGCGCGGCGCTGTCGGCGGCCGTGCGCCCGGTCGACGCGGTCGGCCCGTACGCCGACGATCTCGTGCTGGTGGTGGTCGCGCAGGGCGACGCGGCGACCGCGACCCGGCTGATCGAGGGGGCCCTCGGCGGCGATGGGCGCGCGGGGATCGCGGCGTGTCCGCCGACCGAGCCCGACGCCCAGGCGCTCCTTGCCGCCGCCCGCGGCGCGCTGGCGACCGCGGGCGCCGGGTGCGTCGAGGTCGCGGCGCCGCGCGCCTCACCGCCGCCGACCCTGGTCGCGGCCAGCGCGCAGATGCGGGCGGTGCTCGACGAGCTGCGCCGGTGGGCGCCGGCCGCGCTGCCGGCGCTCATCCTGGGCGAGACCGGGACCGGCAAGGAGCTCATCGCGCGCGAGATCCATCGGGCGAGCGGCCGCGCTGGACCGTTCCGGACGATCAACTGCGGCGCGGTGCCCGAGGCGTCGCTCGAGCGCGTCCTGTTCGGCCACGTGCCGGATGCGTCCGCCGCCGCCGCCGAGCGCGCCGGCGTCTTCGAGGAGGCCGCCCAGGGCACGGTCTTCCTCGACGAGATCGCCGAGCTGCCGCTCGCGGCCCAGGCGGCGCTGGTGCGCGTGCTCGACCGCGGCCAGGTCACCCCGGTCGGGGCGGTCGCGGAGCGCGCCGTCGACGCCCGCGTGGTCGCCGCGACCCACCGCGACCTCGAGGCGATGATCCGGGCCGGGACGTTCCGCGCCGACCTGTACTACCGGCTGAACGCGCTGTCGGTGGCCCTGCCCCCGTTGCGCGCGCGCCCCGAGGATCTGGTCGAGCTCGCCGCTCACTTCCTGCGCGACGCGTGCGCGGCGGCCGGCAAGGACGTCCTCGCGATCGACGGCGCGGTGACCCAGGCGCTCCTCGATCACGCGTGGCCGGGCAACGTCCGCGAGCTGCGCAACACGATGGCGCGCGCGGCGCTGGTCGCCGTCGGCGACAGCCTCAGCCTGGCCGATCTGCCGGAGGCGCTGCGCGCGTCGGCGCAGGTCCGCGTCGACGACCCCGACGCCGAGCTCGCGAGCGTCGCCGCCGCCGACCTGGGCGACGCCGACGCGGACGCCGACGCGGGCGCCGACGACACCGGCACGGGCGTGCTCCGCGATCGGCTGCGCGAGGTCGAGATCCGCCTGATCGTCCGCGCGCTCGATCAGGCCAAGGGCAACCAGGGCGTCGCGGCCAAGCTCCTCGGCCTGCCGAAGCGCACGCTCGTCTACAAGCTCGCGCGCTTCGGGCTCCGCCGCGTCGGCCGCTACGAGCCGACCGATTGA
- a CDS encoding protein kinase, whose amino-acid sequence MKGPGAPERGPADAPPVDETVSAAPRPEPPRGGPTAPAAAPTLPARFEARRELGRGAMGTVIVAFDTVLRREVAVKVLSGPRSRDPAARSQLLVEARAIARLAHPNIVRVLEVDVAAGCIVMELARGETLAARIERAPLGPAELRGVAVQLLDALDAAHRADVLHCDVKPANVIVDDDGTVRLADFGVARLVDEGVRDVAGTPAYMAPECFDGAVDARSDLYSLGATLYRCATGQLAARALDPAARAAALRAQLHDRALAAAIVRALEREPARRPQSAAAFRALLAPPTPRRRRRWLAAAAAVPVLLAAGWFAARRDAPRRASRPPLPGPVALLPLTDRTGDPELAFAPAGVPYLIGLDLTGAADVEIVDYYRLRAAIDGAPTPAAWDAVAQALGARVALDASVEARGAGAHLVLRLRSLAAPSVELRRAEADARATEVPTTARRLARELLGVDPSVATAVRPGEVELALAVAALERHALDEAERTVERALAASPAWPEANYVAALIGWWRGRSPDRVLARARAAGVGPVAPARRAFLDGLVLLVGGHLPEASEHLRGAVALYPDDRDLRYGLFEALWHAGRGAEAVAQYARVVTIAPRFQLGLDHVCAWAFAHGDDAELTRCVARADAVEYPDRTLLRARAAIARRDPRAAVAVLTSHLADPAAAASYHAADLLVLAQAARFDGVAVRAALAALPTTGQRPEDLALAELGVALATGAPPAAVGPLRATARARMIASGASHVFWLRYLAVELALPDDGHQPAILDGFARVRAADVRTAVAAVLAAAQRGDDAYLEAARASPFDEARELATGLGAVRRGELAAAGFAFERAAALSVDGRFLLQARFLEASAWRALGDAARTQAACAEIIHPRVLDWSWTAFVRPCLGWAAADRDRSPAAAAARAALAALR is encoded by the coding sequence GTGAAGGGACCCGGAGCGCCCGAGCGCGGCCCCGCCGACGCGCCGCCGGTGGATGAGACCGTCAGCGCCGCGCCGCGCCCCGAGCCGCCGCGCGGCGGCCCGACCGCCCCGGCCGCCGCGCCCACGCTGCCCGCGCGCTTCGAGGCCCGGCGCGAGCTCGGTCGGGGCGCGATGGGCACCGTGATCGTCGCGTTCGACACCGTGCTGCGACGGGAGGTCGCGGTGAAGGTGCTGTCGGGCCCGCGCAGCCGCGATCCGGCCGCGCGGAGCCAGCTCCTCGTCGAGGCCCGGGCCATCGCGCGCCTCGCGCACCCGAACATCGTGCGGGTGCTCGAGGTCGACGTCGCCGCCGGCTGCATCGTCATGGAGCTGGCCCGGGGCGAGACCCTCGCCGCGCGGATCGAGCGCGCGCCGCTCGGCCCGGCCGAGCTCCGCGGCGTCGCGGTCCAGCTGCTCGACGCCCTCGACGCCGCCCATCGGGCTGACGTCCTGCACTGCGACGTCAAGCCCGCCAACGTGATCGTCGACGACGACGGCACCGTGCGCCTCGCCGACTTCGGCGTCGCCCGCCTCGTCGACGAGGGCGTGCGCGACGTCGCGGGCACGCCCGCGTACATGGCGCCGGAGTGCTTCGACGGCGCGGTCGACGCACGGAGCGATCTGTACTCGCTGGGCGCGACGCTCTACCGATGCGCGACCGGGCAGCTGGCGGCGCGCGCGCTCGACCCCGCCGCCCGCGCCGCCGCGCTGCGCGCCCAGCTCCACGACCGCGCGCTCGCGGCCGCGATCGTGCGTGCGCTCGAGCGCGAGCCGGCGCGGCGGCCGCAGAGCGCCGCGGCGTTCCGCGCGCTGCTGGCGCCGCCGACGCCGCGCCGTCGACGGCGGTGGCTGGCGGCCGCCGCGGCGGTCCCGGTCCTGCTGGCTGCGGGTTGGTTCGCCGCGCGGCGAGACGCGCCGCGCCGCGCGTCCCGGCCGCCGCTGCCCGGGCCGGTGGCGCTCTTGCCCCTCACCGACCGCACCGGCGATCCCGAGCTGGCGTTCGCGCCCGCCGGCGTCCCGTACCTGATCGGGCTCGACCTCACGGGCGCGGCCGACGTGGAGATCGTCGACTACTACCGGCTGCGCGCGGCCATCGACGGCGCGCCGACCCCCGCGGCCTGGGACGCGGTGGCGCAGGCCCTGGGCGCCCGGGTCGCGCTCGACGCGAGCGTGGAGGCGCGCGGCGCCGGCGCGCACCTGGTCCTGCGGCTGCGGTCGCTCGCGGCGCCGTCGGTCGAGCTGCGCCGGGCCGAGGCCGACGCCCGCGCGACCGAGGTCCCGACCACCGCGCGTCGGCTCGCGCGGGAGCTGCTCGGCGTCGATCCGTCCGTGGCCACGGCGGTCCGGCCCGGCGAGGTCGAGCTCGCCCTGGCGGTCGCCGCGCTCGAGCGGCACGCGCTCGACGAGGCCGAGCGGACCGTCGAGCGCGCGCTCGCCGCCAGCCCCGCCTGGCCCGAGGCGAACTACGTCGCCGCGCTGATCGGCTGGTGGCGCGGTCGGAGCCCCGACCGCGTGCTCGCCCGCGCCCGTGCCGCTGGGGTCGGCCCGGTCGCACCGGCCCGGCGGGCGTTCCTCGACGGCCTGGTGCTCCTCGTCGGCGGACACCTGCCCGAGGCCAGCGAGCACCTGCGCGGCGCGGTGGCCCTCTACCCCGACGATCGCGATCTCCGCTACGGCCTGTTCGAGGCGCTCTGGCACGCCGGGCGAGGCGCCGAGGCCGTCGCCCAGTACGCGCGGGTCGTGACGATCGCGCCGCGGTTCCAGCTCGGGCTCGACCACGTGTGCGCGTGGGCCTTTGCCCACGGCGACGACGCCGAGCTCACGCGCTGCGTCGCGCGCGCCGACGCGGTCGAGTATCCCGACCGCACGCTCCTGCGCGCCCGCGCGGCGATCGCGCGCCGCGATCCGCGCGCCGCGGTCGCGGTGCTGACCAGCCACCTGGCCGACCCCGCCGCGGCGGCCAGCTACCACGCGGCCGACCTGCTCGTCCTGGCGCAGGCGGCCCGCTTCGATGGCGTGGCCGTGCGAGCGGCGCTCGCGGCGCTGCCGACGACGGGCCAGCGGCCCGAGGACCTGGCGCTGGCAGAGCTCGGCGTCGCGCTCGCGACCGGCGCGCCGCCGGCCGCGGTCGGTCCGCTGCGCGCCACGGCGCGGGCGCGCATGATCGCGTCCGGCGCCAGCCACGTGTTCTGGCTGCGCTACCTGGCGGTCGAGCTCGCGCTGCCCGACGACGGCCACCAGCCCGCGATCCTCGACGGGTTCGCGCGGGTCCGCGCGGCCGACGTCCGCACCGCCGTCGCCGCGGTGCTCGCGGCCGCGCAGCGCGGCGACGACGCCTACCTGGAGGCCGCGCGCGCGTCGCCGTTCGATGAGGCCCGCGAGCTCGCCACCGGCCTCGGCGCGGTGCGGCGCGGCGAGCTGGCGGCGGCCGGCTTCGCGTTCGAGCGGGCCGCTGCGCTCTCGGTCGACGGGCGCTTCTTGCTGCAGGCGCGCTTCCTCGAGGCCAGCGCGTGGCGCGCGCTCGGCGACGCGGCCCGGACCCAGGCCGCGTGCGCCGAGATCATCCATCCCCGCGTGCTCGACTGGTCGTGGACCGCGTTCGTGCGTCCGTGCCTGGGCTGGGCCGCCGCAGACCGCGACCGCTCGCCCGCCGCGGCGGCGGCCCGGGCCGCCCTCGCCGCGCTCCGCTGA
- a CDS encoding DUF3829 domain-containing protein has translation MSTYRLVAVTLALAATTLALPACKREGKATGTTSATVQEAPPLSAADQEAAADDVLSDKLAHYIECINTVDPFVSESYQYYTKDLSAKGEINRVRTPNVRSTGARLEPCFKELEAAATAEPKRPDLEQRAVAYRAALEQLEPLLLEGNRYYSQGDFKDDDFAHGNELHPQILAGFDAVRAARRALRDAVDAQNDELMARSLARLEQREGKSLRYYTRRLMIEGEATLDVALDPAAEPAAVRDAIEAYKTLYAELLDRHAKHPEEVELGGGLVAFIADANVVLGAFKDVQRNAAAKIAGKPLDAEDVRRNQLLEAYNRLVDESNELEWKSAE, from the coding sequence ATGTCCACCTACCGTCTCGTCGCCGTCACCCTCGCCCTCGCGGCGACCACGCTCGCCCTGCCCGCATGCAAGAGGGAGGGCAAGGCGACCGGCACCACCAGCGCCACCGTCCAGGAGGCGCCGCCGCTGTCGGCGGCCGACCAGGAGGCCGCCGCCGACGACGTCCTGTCCGACAAGCTCGCGCACTACATCGAGTGCATCAACACGGTCGACCCGTTCGTCAGCGAGAGCTACCAGTACTACACGAAGGATCTATCGGCCAAGGGCGAGATCAACCGAGTCCGCACGCCCAACGTCCGGAGCACCGGCGCTCGCCTCGAGCCCTGCTTCAAGGAGCTCGAAGCGGCGGCGACGGCCGAGCCCAAGCGCCCCGACCTGGAGCAGCGCGCGGTCGCCTACCGCGCGGCGCTGGAGCAGCTCGAGCCGCTGCTGCTCGAGGGCAATCGCTACTACTCGCAGGGCGACTTCAAGGACGATGACTTCGCCCACGGCAACGAGCTCCACCCGCAGATCCTGGCCGGCTTCGACGCGGTGCGGGCCGCCCGCCGGGCGCTCCGCGACGCGGTCGACGCGCAGAACGACGAGCTCATGGCGCGGAGCCTCGCGCGCCTCGAGCAACGCGAGGGCAAGTCGCTGCGCTACTACACCCGGCGGTTGATGATCGAGGGCGAGGCCACGCTCGACGTCGCGCTCGACCCCGCCGCCGAGCCCGCGGCGGTCCGCGACGCCATCGAGGCCTACAAGACGCTCTACGCCGAGCTCCTCGACCGCCACGCCAAGCACCCCGAGGAGGTCGAGCTGGGCGGCGGCCTGGTGGCCTTCATCGCCGACGCCAACGTGGTGCTCGGAGCCTTCAAGGACGTGCAGCGCAACGCGGCCGCGAAGATCGCCGGCAAGCCGCTCGACGCCGAGGACGTCCGCCGCAACCAGCTGCTCGAGGCCTACAACCGCCTCGTCGACGAGTCCAACGAGCTGGAGTGGAAGTCCGCCGAGTAG
- a CDS encoding glycerophosphodiester phosphodiesterase has translation MAHDFRLYAHRGCPAELPENTLPAFQRAVDLGVDALELDVHLTRDGHPLVSHDPDAQRMSGRAARWTDLDLREAQALDVGHGFVAADGSRPHADRGFRAPTLDELLATFPTVRLNVDVKQWLPPMVRPLLALLRQRKAEDRVTLASFRARTLIAVRRGGYGGETALAQTEVAALLALPRRVIRALPFVGSAAQVPLRAGPVRFDRRGFIDRCHQLGLRVDFWTVDDPAEARRLIALGADGVMTDDPARMTAALRPPG, from the coding sequence GTGGCCCACGACTTCCGCCTGTACGCGCACCGCGGCTGCCCGGCCGAGCTCCCCGAGAACACCCTGCCCGCGTTCCAGCGCGCGGTCGACCTCGGCGTCGACGCGCTCGAGCTCGACGTCCACCTGACCCGCGACGGGCACCCGCTGGTCTCGCACGACCCCGACGCGCAGCGCATGAGCGGTCGCGCGGCGCGCTGGACCGACCTCGACCTGCGCGAGGCCCAGGCCCTCGACGTCGGCCACGGCTTCGTCGCCGCCGACGGCAGCCGGCCCCACGCGGACCGCGGCTTCCGGGCGCCGACGCTCGACGAGCTGCTGGCGACGTTCCCGACGGTGCGGCTCAACGTCGACGTCAAGCAGTGGCTGCCCCCGATGGTGCGGCCGCTGCTGGCGCTCCTGCGGCAGCGCAAGGCCGAGGACCGGGTCACGCTCGCCAGCTTCCGTGCGCGCACGCTGATCGCGGTGCGTCGGGGCGGCTACGGCGGCGAGACCGCGCTGGCGCAGACCGAGGTCGCGGCGCTCCTGGCGCTGCCGCGGCGGGTGATCCGCGCGCTGCCGTTCGTCGGCAGCGCCGCCCAGGTGCCGCTGCGGGCCGGGCCGGTGCGGTTCGATCGGCGAGGCTTCATCGACCGCTGCCACCAGCTGGGCCTGCGGGTCGACTTCTGGACCGTCGACGATCCCGCCGAGGCCCGCCGCCTGATCGCGCTCGGCGCCGACGGCGTCATGACCGATGATCCGGCGCGCATGACCGCGGCGCTGCGACCGCCGGGTTGA
- a CDS encoding class II glutamine amidotransferase, with protein MCELLGMECNVPTDIVFSFAGLAARGGKRGPHGDGWGLALYEGKAARVFREPAAAADSPLARFVREHPIKTLLAIAHVRKRTRGPVSLVNTHPFIRELWGRQFVFAHNGTVGKVRRQQLGRFQPIGTTDSEYAFCALLGAVAADFDGYPRAPNQLAEAIAAHGARIGDGGSFNFLLGDGHQLIARCSTKLHHIIRAAPFAKATLSDEDLSIDFAAVTTPRDRVAVVATQPLTSDERWIAAAPGTTWVFRRGRLAQTFAG; from the coding sequence ATGTGCGAGCTGCTCGGGATGGAGTGCAATGTCCCGACCGACATCGTGTTCTCGTTCGCTGGCCTGGCGGCGCGCGGCGGCAAGCGCGGGCCCCACGGCGACGGCTGGGGCCTGGCGCTGTACGAGGGCAAGGCCGCGCGGGTGTTCCGCGAGCCGGCCGCGGCCGCCGACTCGCCGCTGGCCCGGTTCGTCCGCGAGCACCCGATCAAGACGCTCCTGGCGATCGCCCACGTGCGCAAGCGCACCCGCGGGCCGGTCAGCCTGGTCAACACGCACCCGTTCATCCGCGAGCTGTGGGGCCGGCAGTTCGTGTTCGCGCACAACGGCACGGTCGGCAAGGTGCGCCGCCAGCAGCTCGGCCGGTTCCAGCCCATCGGCACCACCGACAGCGAGTACGCGTTCTGCGCGCTCCTGGGCGCGGTCGCCGCCGACTTCGACGGCTACCCGCGCGCGCCCAACCAGCTCGCCGAGGCCATCGCCGCCCACGGCGCCCGCATCGGCGACGGCGGCTCGTTCAACTTCCTGCTCGGCGACGGCCACCAGCTGATCGCCCGCTGCTCGACCAAGCTGCACCACATCATCCGGGCCGCGCCGTTCGCCAAGGCGACCCTGTCCGACGAGGATCTCAGCATCGACTTCGCGGCGGTCACGACCCCGCGCGACCGGGTCGCGGTGGTCGCGACCCAGCCGCTGACCAGCGACGAGCGCTGGATCGCCGCGGCTCCGGGCACGACGTGGGTGTTCCGGCGCGGGCGACTGGCGCAGACCTTCGCGGGCTGA
- a CDS encoding TonB C-terminal domain-containing protein: MRSLPSLLVALALGAAPATADVTIVKGGPGGDPRALADGALAEASKAMAVCWRVPTKGAVRVAVTVAADGGVIARAVSKGAAAQCAAGILAVWTIPGGAWKGEVEIGAGAATTPDLASTIQHQLLAASAPIKACQARAPGKAGAAAIKMRIAPDGAIGDVAVTSKLGDALDACVARAVVAIKLAPTGAAGAVNYQLAIAFSGTATAPTPPPTGGSQPPPTGSTSGDLPPTQVQAGLVPVHKRIVTCVGTTSVAGKRAEVRFTIRADGTVKNIVLKDASGVAKLDGCVKEALSKAAFAKAAGETKVQVPMSW, from the coding sequence ATGCGCTCCCTGCCCTCGCTGCTCGTCGCCCTCGCGCTCGGCGCCGCCCCCGCCACCGCCGACGTCACGATCGTCAAGGGCGGCCCCGGCGGCGATCCGCGCGCGCTCGCCGACGGCGCGCTGGCTGAGGCCAGCAAGGCCATGGCGGTGTGCTGGCGGGTCCCGACCAAGGGCGCGGTGCGGGTCGCGGTCACCGTGGCCGCCGACGGCGGCGTCATCGCGCGCGCGGTCAGCAAGGGCGCCGCGGCCCAGTGCGCGGCCGGCATCCTCGCGGTCTGGACCATCCCGGGCGGCGCGTGGAAGGGCGAGGTCGAGATCGGCGCCGGCGCGGCCACGACGCCCGACCTCGCGTCCACGATCCAGCACCAGCTCCTCGCGGCGAGCGCGCCGATCAAGGCGTGCCAGGCGCGCGCCCCCGGCAAGGCCGGCGCGGCCGCGATCAAGATGCGGATCGCCCCCGACGGCGCGATCGGCGACGTCGCGGTCACGTCGAAGCTGGGCGACGCGCTCGACGCCTGCGTGGCGCGCGCGGTGGTGGCGATCAAGCTGGCCCCGACCGGCGCGGCCGGCGCCGTGAACTACCAGCTCGCGATCGCGTTCTCGGGCACCGCCACCGCGCCCACGCCGCCGCCGACCGGCGGCTCCCAGCCGCCGCCGACCGGGAGCACCAGCGGCGATCTCCCGCCCACGCAGGTCCAGGCCGGGCTGGTGCCGGTGCACAAGCGCATCGTGACCTGCGTCGGCACCACCAGCGTCGCCGGCAAGCGCGCCGAGGTCCGCTTCACGATCCGAGCGGACGGCACCGTGAAGAACATCGTGCTCAAGGACGCGAGCGGCGTCGCCAAGCTCGACGGGTGCGTCAAGGAGGCGCTGAGCAAGGCGGCGTTCGCGAAGGCCGCCGGCGAGACCAAGGTCCAGGTGCCGATGTCGTGGTAG